Part of the Leptodactylus fuscus isolate aLepFus1 chromosome 6, aLepFus1.hap2, whole genome shotgun sequence genome, tgacccttggctagctgacctctctttgttgttgtccatcttgtctgcgttttgtgtgtcacatatccaggaagggactgtcttcatggttgccgcctattacgtaggatagggcctggcaataggatgGGTCAGTTGGAGGCTTCAGCttaggctcactgtctcttgtgtcctgtcccagggttcaacagctactggggaattgctgtcctagcaattccctaacattaaCACTCACTTTGAGAATAGGCTCTAATCTGTCAGAAGTTTCCTGGCTTGTTGAATTAGCAGCTGAGAAAGCATTTATgagacccctccctcctgactcagGTTACCGTCTAATTGTTGAACTACTAGTTTGGATGTAAATCCTGTTTGTGTTTGTTTGCTTCATAAGCACCCTTGGCTTGTTTTTGGATATTCTATTGACTACTGATTCTACATATGAGATGCCCGTTCAGATTTTAACCCTTCTCTGGCTTCTGGATATTGGGTCTGCCTGCTGATTTAGCCTCTGACCTACGATAAAAATTACATACCTTTCCATTATTTGTAGTTTAGAACTTGCAAAATCGTCAGTATTTCAGATACTTATTTTCCCCACTATAATTTACATTAACAGTTGCCAGAAGGAACATTCACTCCCACGCACTGTCTCCAAGCCCTGATACCTAACACTAAGCCGCAGCACAAGAGTACTCACATGTGAAGGCTGCAAACATGATTACCGATCACTGATGCCACTAGTGAAAGGGATCAGGGCTTAGTGATATTGGGTGGCATAGACAGCGGGCCGTCCTGCCAGTTCAGTATCCCTGCAATAGCAACCCCTGACTAGGTAAAGTAGAGAAGCCAGCAAATACCAGTTTCACTCCTAGATATAGAGAGGTGGATGAGTTCAGGCCATAGCACCTACAAGATGAGCTGCGGAGTCCAAGAGAAAAACCACTGCTtaggtacagtagtgaagcctgAAAATGCTGGCATCAGTGTTGTAAATAGTTAGAATGTGGAGGAAGCAGTGTGGGGCCCTCCTCTGCAGAACACGGGTACTGAcacatccatcttcaggcagaaTTCAGCGTTTAGCATTACTGCATGAATTTTAAGGGAGCTGGAAGTAAAAATGCTGTAGATAGCCATGCGGTGCCAAAATTGATGACTCTTGTTCCAGAACCGATCACATAGAAAACTATGGCATCAGTTTCCCTCTGGCTTGTGTGGACtagaataaaaaaattattggACACACAAAAGACAGTTTTAATTTACCAAAGTTATcaaagtaatataatatatatgatataactaaactctgcccgtgacttcatttgtgtgttgttggcatcgatgatccgcctttattcagcaaattgctgccgtcgatgatccgccttttccagtgttttggcagctctcaagctgtcctactACTGAACTTGTTctatgcctgtaattgttctggcatatcaacagctcgctgggacaccatataatgagcgtgcagttgacgtcaatgatccacctgctccggcaactgtcaagctggcctgccgcgtAACTCGTTCCTTGCACCATGTTccatgttccggcatctcagcagctcaataGGATGCCATATGTGTTGTTGGCAATGattatccacctgctccagcgtttcggctgctctaagaaccGCTTgaagcctagcttgctcaatcctcctcggCTCCACTTGAGGAGGACTCTGTTGACTTAGTGATATTGCCGCATCTGCCGCATATTATCTGTTCTgtgcccagtactttttaatatctttataaatgatctggacgatggacttattggggaactcataaaatttgcagatgatacgaagataggaggaatagccaacactagagaggagagagagtgtattcaaaaggacttagacacactggaacaatgggctgaggcgaacaaaatggtatttaacagggacaaatgcaaagttctacatctgggtaacagaaatgtaaaaaacatatatattatgggaggaatagaactaagtgatagcataggggaaaaggacttgggcataatagtagatcacaaattcaacatgagccaacagtgcggtgctgctgcaaaaaaggctaataaaattctgggatgtattaagacaagcattgaatctagatcaagagaggtcattattccgctgtactcttccctggtcagaccacacctggaatactgtgtacagttctgggcgcctcaattcaagaaagacatcgatatattggagcaagtccagagaagagcaaccaaaatggtggaaggtctgcaaaccatgtcctatgaggagcggctaaaagaactgggattgtttagtttgcagaagagaaggctgaggagagatttaatagcagtctacaaatatctgaaaggtagtcacagtgcagagggatctaccctattctcattagcacaaggaagtacaagaagcaatgggatgaaactaaagggaaagagatacagattagacattaggaaaaactttctgacagtgagggtagtgagagagtggaataggctgccacgggaggtggtgggcgctccatcaatggaaatcttcaagcggaatctggataaacatatagctgggatgatttaggaaaatctgcactcgcagggggttggacccgatggcccttgaggtcccttccaactctaccataagaaagatAAGAAGaaagacttctggctaccttcatagctctcattgttttagaattttgcgacaaattagattttctttttcaaggcatgtttaaaattggcaaactgtaaATTtggattgaaggggttgtcccatgtcattgtctcagcactggagcagatcagataatatgcaaatgcttgtacacaattgGTTCAGTGTTATCTGGGTGTTtacataacagaccaggctttatcagcaaactccaattagctaatTCTAAAAGTAAGAGCAGCTTAATATAttatatgaatataaattcataacagtcgtgaagctatgtcatttactatgataaaaagtagcctgtgtgttaatctaggttacaaactatctatgtgccaaatatcatccaaatccgttcagccatttttgagttaagcatgattgagtaacaaacatacaaacgttaatataatatattattaggataataataataataataataataataataatgccataaAATTTTATCAGCAGAAtgtagtatattaaaaaaaatatcataaaatgaAAGTTCTATTTCTTTGTTAACAACTTTTTAAGTGTCCTCTTTATGTCCTGGTTTCTGAGACTATATATTATGGAGTTAAACAGAGGAGTAAATACAGTGTGCAGTAAGGAAATAATCTTATTGATGAGCATGGATTGCTCTTTAGATGGGATCATGTATTTAGCTATGAGTGTCCCATAAAATGTCCCCACAACAATAAGATGAGAACTGCAGGTAGAAAAGGTTTTCTGTTTGCCAGTTGTAGACGGTATCTTATATATGGTGAGGAAGATACACACATAGGTTACAATGATCAAACCACAAGGAAAaataaatattggcatagaaaacAGAAATGCTTTCAGTTCTTCACGAGAAGTATCTGAGCAAGAAAGCTTCTGAAGAGGGAAAAAGTCACAGTAGAAATAGTCAATGATATTGTCACGGCAAAAATTATAGTTTGATACAGGTAAGACTCCTATAAGATTAACAGTAAGACCCACCAACCATGGCCATACTGAAAGACAGATCTGGAGCCTAAGGTCCATGATACTAGAATATCTTAGAGGGTTGCAGATGGCCAAATATCGATCATACGACATCACTGAAAGAAGAAAACATTCTACAACAAGTGTACCAGTGAAGAAGTAAAACTGGATGATGCAACCAAGATAAGTCACTATTATCCCCCCTAGTAAAATGGCTCCAAGCATGTTGGGAACAATGTTTGTGGAAGTCACAAGGTCAGTAAGGGAAAGATGACAAAGGAAGTAATACATGGGGGACTGGAGGTGGACATTGGTGAAGACTAGGATGATGATAAGAAGGTTTCCCATAACTGTAAGAAGAAAGATTATCAGGAAAAATATGAAGAGCACAATTCTGAAGCCATGAAGGTTTCCAAAACCCAACAGAAAGAATTCTGTCACTCTTGTTTGGTTCATTGTAATTATGCTGAATTATCTTTAATCTGGAACATAGAAGTGAAATCCATTCTACAGTAAATAATCTCTTATATAATCTCTTATAAtctcacagctcagcacacattattccatgttggaggattagatacacagctcagcactcaGTATCatacattggaggattagatacacaactcagcacaaaGTATCTCACattggagggttagatacacagcccagcacacagtgtcacacattggaggattagatacacagctcagcacacaccatcacatgttggaggattagatacgcacctcagcacacagtatcacacattggaggattagatacacagctcagcgcaTGGTATCACACATTAAagctttactccagatttccACAGCAACCCATCCATTTTTCTTCACGGCTGTAGGTCAGTTTTAAAGGAGAGGGACAGGGtgttgtggatgacactgttacacaaggtcagatTCACAAAACTTTACTTCAGGTATTTATAAccaccgatcgcaggtttttcaccgatatccaaactgagttacacatgatcacatgacgcttatggacacacacacaaacgatatacaaaatacaccagtacaCCTTTTTTATCCATAAAGTTTTAATACAGGGCATGATTTACTGGTCTGAGTATTGGTGATGtgaaggccattggagtacatgAAAACAATTTTCGTATTTATTGACCCAACTTGAGCATGTGCTTTGTTACTTGGAGCCTGGCTgttgctgttgctgctgctgaAAAAGATGGGTACACCATAAATGGATAGTCATCATGATCAACAATTATTATCAATGAAATTTAAGTAATGCATATCAAGATACCATTCATCATGTTATTACTATAATGCCAACAACAACCCTAACAGTTGACACAAGACAGAATTGGCTCTTAGACTCACCTGCTTAGCCAAATCGTAAGAGGGCAATGTTTTCCCATTTCCGACAGTCTAAAATAGTGAAAGATGACAGAAGTGGCTCCTATTAATGACCTTGTAAGCTAAACATCCTGCTACCATGATCCTCCCCTCCTCACACTGtgtgcctatactgtactgtattgacATGCACTGGACTGTTGCTCTCTCACTGAGAGTAACTGGGAATGGTGATACAATGTTATATTTTGCTGTTCTGTATCATTTGTCAATGTGTCAATAGTGTTCCGGTGTGCGAGGACCACTATGTAATTATACTGGGATCGGAGAGGGGAGTCTGGGCTGAGGGACCCCTCTTGCCCTCCATAAAGGAATAAAGGAGAACCAAAGGGCCCACCTGTAGCAGAGGTTGGGGAAAGTGTGATTTTTAGTGGCCAGCATCCACTCCAGGGTGAAAGCCAAATCCACATGTTGAATCAGATCACTTATCGTCAAGCAGGGTGCAAACTTCCACTGTCGCACTATCATAGATCTGGCTGCTAGAAGGATTTGAGCCAGCACCACATGCATACCTGTGGGGAAAGACCCAGTGTTCAGAAAGCAGAGCACCAACCCTGGGCTAGGGAAGATGGGGAGACCAGCTACAGAAGACAAAGCGGAAAACAGCGGTCCAAAAAGCCTGGACTGGGGGACATTCccaccacatacagtcctatgaaaaagtttgggcacccctattaatcttaatcattttttgttctaaatattttggtgtttgcaacagccatttcagtttgatatatctaataactgatggacacagtaatatttcaggattgaaatgaggtttattgtactaacagaaaatgtgcaatatgcattaaaccaaaatttgaccggtgcaaaagtatgggcacccttatcattttattgatttgaattcccctaactactttttactgacttactgaagcacaaaattggttttgtaacctcagtgagctttgaacttcatagccaggtgtatccaatcataagaaaaggtatttaaggtggccaattgcaagttgatctcctatttgaatctcctctgaagagtggcatcatgggctactcaaaacaactctcaaatgatctgaaaacaaagattgttcaacatagttgttcaggggaaggatacaaaaagttgtctcagagatttaacctgtcagtttccactgtgaggaacatagtaaggaaatggaagaccacagggacagttcttgttaagcccagaagtggcaggccaagaaaaatatcagaaaggcagagaagaagaatggtgagaacagtcaaggacaatccacagaccacctccaaagagctgcagcatcatcttgctgcagatggtgtcactgtgcatcggtcaactatacagcgcactttgcacaaatagaagctgtatgggagagtgatgagaaagaagccgtttctgcacgtacgccacaaatagagttgcctgaggtatgaaaaagcacatttggaccaggcagcttcattttggaaacaaaaattgagttgtttggttataaaaaaaggcgttatgcatggcgtccaaaaagaaacagcattccaagaaaaacacatgctacccactgtaaaatttggtggaggttccatcatgctttggggctgtgtggccaatgccggcatcgggaatcttgttaaagttgagagtcgcatggattccactcagtatcagcagattcttgagaataatgttcaagaatcagtgacgaagttgaagttacgccggggatggatatttcagcaagacaatgatccaaaacaccgctccaaatcctcaggcattcatgcagaggaacaattacaatgttctggaatggccatcccagtccccagacctgaatatcattgaacatctgtgggatgatttgaagcgggctgtccatgctcggcgaccatctaacttaactgaacttgaattgtttgtccaaaatacctttatccaggatccaggaactgattaaaagctacaggaagcgactagaggctgttatctttgcaaaaggaggatctactaaatattaatgtcacttttctgttgaggtgcccatacttttgcaccggtcaaattttggtttaatgcatattgcacattttctgttagtacaataaacctcatttcaatcctgaaatattactgtgtccatcagttattagatatatcaaactgaaatggctgttataaacaccaaaatatttagaactaaaaatgattaagattaataggggtgcccaaactttttcataggactgtatgtaacagAGTGCCTTCGCGACTGCAGCCCCACTAGCAGAGTTTCGAGAAGGATACGTCAATATTCGGCAACTGTACAGGAGATCTATACCAGCATGAAAGGATCTTTTGAGCTGTCTCCCAGTGGGCCACTCTTTTCGACACCCACTTAACAAACCCAAAGGCCTCATACCACTCAGGCAGAGAAATAGATTTGGCGAGGTCCACTTCCCACCTCGAAAGGCATAGAGGTTTGACCTGCTCAGAGGGTGTAGAGAAAAAGTATAAAAAGCTGAGATGCCGCCCTTAGGGGGTGCAGTTTGCCTCCATAATCTCCATGCAAGCCTGGGAAAAACGAGTCTTGATGCTCCGTGAGTTTGAAGAAGGTGTCTAAGCTGCAGGTacttaaaaaaaatccttgtaGGAAAGATCATATTCCTCCCGTAACGCCGAGAATGATTTAAAGCAGTTATTTTCACATAGATGGGAGATTTTGCTAAGACCTTTTGCTATCCAGCTACGAATCctcaactgggggagaaatgtgggCGCATAAAGCCATGGGAGCTTTGTTAGGGGGAGCAGATCCTCTAGGGAAGTATGGGATACAAAATATTTCCACGCCCATATAGATGCTTTAATACTTAACAATGGAGCCGGACTGCACTGCAGGCCAAGATCCTTAGGGCTTAAAATTCTCAAGAGCGGAGCATCTAACATAGTCTCCTCAATCTCCACCTACCTCCAATTGGCCACCTCATTCCAGCTGACCTGAAGTTGCTCAAGGGTTACCGACGCATAATACTTTTCATAGTCTTTAAAAAGAGAGCATCATTGCACAATATTTGGTTAGATATAATGTTACATGAATAAATACTCCTACAACCAGTGATGTATAAAGAATGGTGTACAGTACAGTACTTACAGTGTGACTGTCAGGTAACAGCACCACAATATATCAGTCATCTCCTTTTATACACTTTCTCCATTGCTGTGTGTTGGGCTGAATATCTAGGGAGAGATTTATTCTCAATACACAAAGGAAATGTTGACTCTTGAGGAAATGTCTCATATTTTGAAGTATACTTGTGTAAACATCTCTCAGAAAATAACTGGAAGTCAAGGAggcccacaggtcaccctcaGCATATTACAACTGGATCAACTTCGTTGACCttttttctgatttcctttgatgtctGACATTTTCACGGGTACTGTCTCCCAGTAACAAGGGGGTTGTCTATCCACATGCACATGGAGGAACAACAAGCAAGTTCTGTCCCTTCTTCATTTTGGTGTTATGAAGAGAGCACTACAATGATTGGTGGGAGTTAGGAGTTTGTTTGGCAGTGCTAATGGTGTGGTTATTGGTTTGGGGATTGGGGTAACCCTcataatttttttacttttttttatacttagtTTGGATATTTTGTGTGGCTAcaaattatgtttattttttgttgtctAGGTAGATTTTTGTGTAAAGTTGGGATAATGGGGAATTTTTGTACTTTTTAATCACATTCTTTTGAAgttaattttacttttattttagtcCCTCTAGGGGACTTGAACATGCAATTGTTTGATTGTTTATATAATGCATTGTGATTTAAAGGCATGGTTCAATAGGAATATTACATGACAGGCTGCCATATAACCAATTGGTTCCTCATAATCTCTCATGGGGAGGGTTGATGATCATGAGTGTCAGTAGGGCCGCTTTAATCATAAAACCCATGTTACACTTGCACTGTGGGTCTTAGGGTAGCAGGGGCCCCCTTGGGACAACAGGACAGTCCTGCTTTTTCTGTCCCACTGTTCCATGATGCCCCAACTTCAGCTCATCAGCATCCTCTCCCTGCTTTACCAttcatcccctctcttccccgaGAGCCACAAGTgccatgtgatgatgtcacttacatcgcCCCcgcagctccctgaagactccagACCAGAGAAGCAGGGGAGCAAGGAAAAGTGAgtattagccttttttttttttttttttttttaagaagaggAACATATTATTGTGGGGGCGACTGCAAGGGGGCTTTAAACCATGGGGTAGCTGGtcggggacattaaacagggggtGACTGCatggggactttatactgtaggggtagctagaggaagatattaaaccatggggtagctggaggagaatATTAAACTGTGAGTGTACTtgcagggggacattatgctgtgtgggtgaATGGACAGGCAGGGACATTAAAGTGTggggcagctggagtgggacaatatactgtgggtgcaattgaacagggacattatgctgtgggagcaactggaaagaaacaagaaactgtggaggcagctagagagggacattaaactgtggggatacttggtgggggacattaaactgtggggttagctggATGGGGATATTATATTGAATAGGGCCAttagggaagcattatactggttGAGGGCCTCTAAGTGAGCATTCAAATTTTTGCAAGTCTGAAATTTCTAAgtggtgatgatgatgaagtGGAGGgatttatgaaacctttgcactggaccTTCCAATGGATTAAAACGGCCCTAGATGTCAGCACTTCCTTTGTATAACTCAGACTCAACTTCTAATTTCCCAGCCTATTTCAGCTCCTGACTTTGAGAATGAGTTGATGTACTTTCTATTTCCAATAATGCTAGACAGGTAACTGCTCTAAAGTCATTCTTTAGCACTAGGCAAACCCATCTCCAGCTCTACAAACATTCGATAACTATTTTGTATAAGCTGGATAAAAACTGAATTACAAAAAGAAATACTAACTAGATATTTCTTCTTAACATGACAGTCAATTATAAAAACTGTATCATTACTGATAGACTATTCCATACATAATAGTATTCAATGCACAGCTTGGAACTCTTTGAAACATCTACGCCTCATCTGTCATTGGGGTTCTGAAACCATGAAGAATATGATATTGAAGCCTTATTGGTCTCACAAACCTTAATGTCATGATGTAAGATTGAAGTTCCAATGGGAACCACTAAAATGTTATTGCATTTTAGTTTAGCCAATAGAAGGCATCAAAACTTATATAGTTTGAAGAACAAAAATCTTTCAGCTATTGAACTATCCatacatatttattatttatatattctgtcagggtctggggttgctaggtgggtggcatagacacaaaagtccagattctttagtccaaaacaaaggtagagtttattttcactcaaaaatgtagtgcagcaacaaaaggaaacaatacaaaaataaatccctgcccatctaggctctaactaaacatagaataggttacctcacctagaataacagaaatccaaaagccagtagaatcattcaggacacagctccaaaaatatgacctctttctttggctctccagccaagctctgcccacagtctgctgctggagcaacttcttaagcctcccttgatgagcaaactctctgcagctgagtggcTGTCGGAacctccccaaagtgtggactggaggggggtggaatgacaggtcccactaccaatcctacctgccattcctaaaaatccagcccattaactgaaactttgaaataaccctcagcagacaatagttatctgctaagaaacgttctttctggagttttcttatctcacccaacttagtagtctgggtgagatgtacaccccctccattacctcacCAGAAATCGGCTTACAATTCTTTTTactcttttttcctttttttattgaGCAATCAGTTTTCTAAAAGCCATCTTTATGTCCTGGTTTCTAAGGCTATATATTATGGGGTTAAACAATGGGGTAAATAAAGTATTAAGTAGAGAAACATTTTTATTAATAGTCAAGGAATGTCCTACAGATGGGATCATGTATTTCGCTATGAGTGTCCCATAGAATGCCCCTACAACAATAAGATGAGAACTGCAGGTAGAAAAGGCTTTCTGTTTGCCCGTTGTAGACGGTATCTTATATATGGTGTGGAAGATGTACACATAGGTTACAATGATCAAACCACAAGGAAGGATAAATATTGGCATTGAAAAGATAAAGACTTTCAGTTCTAGAATGGAAGTGTCTGAGCAAGAAAGCTTCTGAAGAGGGAAAATGTCACAAAATACATGGTCAATTATATTGTCATGGCAAAAGTCAAAGTTTGATATAGGTAAGACTCCTACAAGATTAAGAGTAAGACCCACCAACCATGGCCATACTGAAAGACAGATCTGGCACTTAAAGTCCATGATACTAGAATATCTCAGAGGGTTGCAGATGGCCAAGTATCGATCATAAGACATCACCGAAAGAAGAAAACATTCTGTAAAGGTTGTACCACTGAAGAAGTATAACTGGGTGATGCAGCCTACGTAAGTCATCTTTTTCTCTCCAAAGAGAATGGCACCGAGCATGTTTGGAACAACATTTGTGGAAACTATAAGGTCTGTGATGGAAAGATGACAAAGGAAATAATACATGGGGGACTGAAGCCTGATGTTGACTGAAACCAGGACAATGAGCATAAGATTTCCCATAACTGTAAAAAGAAAGACTATCAAGAAAAAAATGAAGAATATAATATTGAAGCTGCGAAGGTTTCCG contains:
- the LOC142210077 gene encoding olfactory receptor 10A7-like; amino-acid sequence: MNQTRVTEFFLLGFGNLHGFRIVLFIFFLIIFLLTVMGNLLIIILVFTNVHLQSPMYYFLCHLSLTDLVTSTNIVPNMLGAILLGGIIVTYLGCIIQFYFFTGTLVVECFLLSVMSYDRYLAICNPLRYSSIMDLRLQICLSVWPWLVGLTVNLIGVLPVSNYNFCRDNIIDYFYCDFFPLQKLSCSDTSREELKAFLFSMPIFIFPCGLIIVTYVCIFLTIYKIPSTTGKQKTFSTCSSHLIVVGTFYGTLIAKYMIPSKEQSMLINKIISLLHTVFTPLFNSIIYSLRNQDIKRTLKKLLTKK
- the LOC142209715 gene encoding olfactory receptor 6C3-like produces the protein MNKTRVTEFILLGFGNLRSFNIIFFIFFLIVFLFTVMGNLMLIVLVSVNIRLQSPMYYFLCHLSITDLIVSTNVVPNMLGAILFGEKKMTYVGCITQLYFFSGTTFTECFLLSVMSYDRYLAICNPLRYSSIMDFKCQICLSVWPWLVGLTLNLVGVLPISNFDFCHDNIIDHVFCDIFPLQKLSCSDTSILELKVFIFSMPIFILPCGLIIVTYVYIFHTIYKIPSTTGKQKAFSTCSSHLIVVGAFYGTLIAKYMIPSVGHSLTINKNVSLLNTLFTPLFNPIIYSLRNQDIKMAFRKLIAQ